The proteins below are encoded in one region of Lactuca sativa cultivar Salinas chromosome 3, Lsat_Salinas_v11, whole genome shotgun sequence:
- the LOC111909048 gene encoding uncharacterized protein LOC111909048, whose product MEVVGRCSVDVVLVSRCDDSGDQYIGDYCKKIITLSTLLANLQNPVPERTLVTHLLNGLSPQYEPVALILRHRDPFPSLLQAQSALVAEEQRLKRTRPKQQPSHTDNASSPTVLYTADQTQCSSGSRGGRSSCGGRNARGSHPSGNNLATPSQNQIPHYPWTVSPLWPPYTWANPAYWATYRPARPTHFNQYRKPAPQQPHDGLLGPSPSTPTTPQAAFHTTNSPGLATPQQLLPPMTQDQPTGY is encoded by the exons ATGGAGGTTGTAGGAAGATGTTCGGTTGATGTGGTGTTAGTCTCCCGATGTGATGACAGTG GTGACCAATACATAGGTGATTACTGTAAAAAAATCATTACTCTTTCTACTCTCCTCGCCAATCTTCAAAACCCAGTACCTGAAAGAACTTTAGTTACTCACCTTCTCAATGGTCTTTCACCCCAGTATGAACCAGTTGCTCTAATCCTACGCCACAGAGACCCCTTCCCTTCATTACTCCAAGCCCAATCAGCCCTTGTGGCCGAGGAGCAACGCCTCAAGAGAACTCGCCCAAAACAACAACCATCGCATACTGATAATGCCTCCTCACCGACGGTTCTCTACACTGCCGATCAGACCCAATGCTCTAGTGGTTCTCGTGGTGGTCGCTCATCATGTGGCGGTCGTAATGCTCGTGGTAGTCATCCATCTGGTAATAATCTCGCTACTCCCTCACAAAACCAAATACCTCACTACCCATGGACTGTTTCCCCATTGTGGCCACCATACACTTGGGCTAATCCCGCCTACTGGGCCACCTACCGACCCGCTAGACCAACTCACTTCAATCAGTATCGTAAACCAGCCCCACAGCAGCCTCACGATGGCCTTTTGGGCCCCAGTCCGTCGACTCCAACAACACCACAGGCTGCGTTTCACACCACCAACTCACCTGGTCTTGCTACTCCGCAACAGTTGCTCCCTCCAATGACACAAGACCAACCTACTGGCTACTGA
- the LOC111909075 gene encoding berberine bridge enzyme-like 8, translating into MKKSQLNSSVFLFILILSFSVSWAALSSILEVTPGSQDFVGCLQSHSNNVTSISQVTFTSRNASFLPTWQVHVQNTRFLKPSTRKPSVIVTPVDETLVRTTLFCAKKHGYELRIRSGGHDYEGLSYTADVPFVMLDFTNMRSIDVDVANRTAWVQAGAALGALYYAISQKTDTLYFPAGVCPTVGVGGYMGGGGYGNLLRKYGTAADNVLDARFMDVNGNILDRKSMGEDLFWAIRGGGASSFGIVLAWKLRLVAVPEKVTVFLLNKTLEQGATELFHKYQTVIPAIDRNLHMRTQVFGEYIGNTTKKTVRIMFEGIYQGTTDTLLPLLDEKFPELGVTREICEEIKMVQSTLVFWGLPSSTPTEILTNRSAIAKINNKSKSDYVRKPIPISGLKKIWRKLMENDQSAFLMINPFGGRIADFSETAIPYPHRAGVLLQILKSVNFNGQASDTTPVSLRRIAWIQSLDELLTPYVSKNPREAYFNYNDLDFGVGSDNYEEASLWGERYWKRDNFKKLIRIKAKVDPLNFFRHPQSIPVFSTPLSDM; encoded by the coding sequence ATGAAGAAGTCTCAACTAAACTCTTCTGTCTTCCTCTTTATTTTAATTCTTTCATTTTCTGTTTCATGGGCAGCATTATCTTCCATTCTTGAGGTTACACCAGGTTCTCAAGATTTCGTAGGCTGCCTACAATCCCACTCCAATAATGTTACCTCCATATCTCAAGTCACTTTTACCTCTCGCAATGCTTCTTTCCTACCCACTTGGCAAGTGCATGTCCAAAACACTAGATTCCTTAAACCTTCCACTCGTAAGCCATCAGTCATCGTGACACCAGTAGATGAAACACTTGTCCGAACGACTCTATTCTGTGCCAAGAAACATGGGTACGAGCTCAGGATCAGGAGTGGGGGCCATGACTACGAGGGCCTTTCATACACTGCTGATGTTCCCTTTGTTATGCTTGATTTCACCAACATGAGGTCTATAGACGTGGATGTGGCAAACAGGACTGCGTGGGTCCAGGCAGGGgctgcacttggtgcactttaTTACGCTATTTCTCAGAAAACCGATACCTTATATTTCCCGGCAGGTGTTTGCCCCACAGTGGGTGTTGGTGGTTACATGGGCGGTGGTGGCTATGGAAACCTGTTGAGGAAATACGGTACTGCTGCTGATAATGTTCTGGATGCTCGCTTCATGGATGTCAATGGAAATATTCTTGACAGGAAGTCCATGGGCGAAGATTTGTTTTGGGCAATTCGAGGAGGCGGTGCTTCCAGTTTCGGAATCGTTCTTGCATGGAAGCTGAGGTTGGTTGCAGTTCCAGAAAAAGTAACTGTCTTTTTACTGAATAAAACTTTGGAACAAGGGGCAACAGAACTCTTCCATAAATATCAAACCGTTATACCAGCTATTGATAGAAATTTACACATGAGAACACAGGTGTTCGGTGAATATATCGGCAACACTACCAAGAAAACCGTCAGAATTATGTTCGAAGGAATATATCAAGGCACAACCGACACATTGCTTCCATTGCTGGACGAAAAGTTTCCGGAGCTTGGTGTTACACGAGAAATCTGTGAAGAAATTAAAATGGTGCAGTCGACCCTTGTGTTCTGGGGATTGCCAAGCTCCACCCCAACTGAGATTCTCACGAACCGATCAGCCATAGCCAAGATTAACAACAAAAGTAAATCCGATTACGTACGGAAACCAATCCCCATAAGTGGGCTCAAAAAGATATGGAGAAAGCTCATGGAAAACGACCAATCAGCGTTTCTTATGATCAATCCTTTTGGTGGAAGGATTGCCGACTTCTCAGAGACAGCAATTCCATATCCGCATAGAGCTGGAGTCTTGTTACAAATTCTCAAGAGTGTTAATTTTAATGGTCAAGCTTCAGACACAACCCCTGTATCACTTAGGAGGATAGCATGGATTCAAAGTTTGGATGAGTTATTAACGCCTTATGTGTCAAAGAATCCGAGGGAGGCATATTTCAACTACAATGATCTTGATTTTGGTGTTGGAAGTGATAattatgaagaagcaagtctGTGGGGTGAAAGGTACTGGAAGAGGGATAATTTCAAGAAGTTGATTCGAATCAAGGCCAAAGTTGATCCGTTGAATTTCTTTAGGCACCCACAAAGTATCCCAGTTTTCTCAACACCTCTCTCCGACATGTGA